The genomic region AAACTGAGGGACAGGCAAAAATTTGTGCCACCCAAATTGCCCTTACTAAATAATTGGAGTAATTAAGACTAGATAAAAACAAGTATAGAGGTAAGAGCAAATAATGGAATACTTAATTCTTATTGGAACGGTTGCTTTAGTTCACCTGCTAGCAGTAGTTAGCCCGGGGCCAGATTTTTTCATGGTGTGTCGAAACACACTAACCTACTCCAAAAAAACCGGAATCTGGACGGCAGCTGGTATTGGTTTAGGAATAGCCGTCCATGTTTTTTATTCACTCGCTGGCCTTGCTCTTATTATTTCTAAGTCTATTATGCTGTTTAACATTATAAAATTCTTGGGAGCTGCTTATTTAATCTACATTGGGTTTAAGTCTCTTTTCGCCAGGTCTTCACCCTTTAACCTGGATTTATTCGAACAAAAGAAAGATATATCTGCATTTAAAGCCGCTAGAATTGGTTTTTTGACAAATATTCTCAATCCTAAAGCCACGCTTTTCTTTTTGAGTCTTTTTACTATCGTAATTCCCCCAGAAACTCCATTACCTATTTTGTTAATTATTGGTTTCATTTTGATGCTTGATACATTTTTATGGTTTGCCTTTGTGGCAATATGCCTCTCTCAAAGGCAGGTTCGTTCTATTCTTGGAAGATTTCAAGGAATTATTGATAAAACATTGGGAGGGATACTTATTGCCTTAGGAATAAAAGTTGCCCTAACCCATCGATAAATTCGTTTGATTATGAGACAGATAGAACAAAAGGACATTATTGATAAGCTGGCCGAAGCCGTAGAAAAGGCCTGTAAGGTATTACCTAAAGAAGTTCTAGAAACTTTTAAGACGGCCCGAGAAGAAGAACCTTCATCTCTTGGAAAAAAGGTTTTTGATATTCTGCTTAAAAATGCCAGCCTGGCCCAAAAAGAAAATTTGCCCATCTGCCAAGATACAGGTATTGCCGTAATTTTTGTGGAACTCGGCGAAGAAGTAAAAGTAAAAAATCTTTACGAGGCTATAAATCAAGGAGTGGCCAAAGGGTATGAAAAGGGCCTTTTACGTAAGTCTGTAGCGGATCCTCTTACGCGTAAGAATACCCGCACCAACACTCCGGCCATTATACATCTTGAAATTGTCCCGGGAGACAAGCTTAAAATAACGGTGCTCCCCAAAGGTTGCGGAAGCGAAAACATGAGTGCTTTAAAAATGCTTCCTCCTTCAGCAGGTATTTCTGGAATAAAAGATTTTGTGATAGATACGGTCAAAAATGCTGGCCCAAACCCTTGCCCTCCAATTATTGTTGGTGTCGGTATTGGTGGCACCTTTGAAAAAGCGGCTTTTCTGGCCAAAAAAGCCCTTATAAGGCCCATAGGAAAATCTCACCATATAGAAAAAATAGCCGAGCTTGAAAAAGAACTTTTAGCAGAAATTAACACCCTGGGCATAGGTCCCCTCGGTTTTGGTGGCAAATATACCGCCCTTGCCGTACACATCGAGACCTTCCCC from Thermodesulfatator indicus DSM 15286 harbors:
- a CDS encoding fumarate hydratase produces the protein MRQIEQKDIIDKLAEAVEKACKVLPKEVLETFKTAREEEPSSLGKKVFDILLKNASLAQKENLPICQDTGIAVIFVELGEEVKVKNLYEAINQGVAKGYEKGLLRKSVADPLTRKNTRTNTPAIIHLEIVPGDKLKITVLPKGCGSENMSALKMLPPSAGISGIKDFVIDTVKNAGPNPCPPIIVGVGIGGTFEKAAFLAKKALIRPIGKSHHIEKIAELEKELLAEINTLGIGPLGFGGKYTALAVHIETFPTHIASLPVAVNIQCHAARVKTLEI
- a CDS encoding LysE family transporter — translated: MEYLILIGTVALVHLLAVVSPGPDFFMVCRNTLTYSKKTGIWTAAGIGLGIAVHVFYSLAGLALIISKSIMLFNIIKFLGAAYLIYIGFKSLFARSSPFNLDLFEQKKDISAFKAARIGFLTNILNPKATLFFLSLFTIVIPPETPLPILLIIGFILMLDTFLWFAFVAICLSQRQVRSILGRFQGIIDKTLGGILIALGIKVALTHR